One part of the Paroedura picta isolate Pp20150507F chromosome 5, Ppicta_v3.0, whole genome shotgun sequence genome encodes these proteins:
- the ATF4 gene encoding cyclic AMP-dependent transcription factor ATF-4 gives MSLSNTEIMLGDFLSPFNQPCLVAEEGLGLLDDYLEVAKNFGSHGFSSNKAKVGSSDWLAVASLNDATDNSQEDAFSGMDWMVEKMDLKEFDFDALLGIDDLEATVSPDEFMATLEDTCEPFDPSIQEIPSKETPLTTEPVIQLPVSPPGADQVAPLTPVLPFPLSPESLISTADHSFCLELGSEVDVLEGDKKPEAHILVVVIPKCEKEEEINSDNDSGIGMSPSYLGTPQQSPTTSISSLSDSQSVTAPPDISVRLKPYDLPIEKIVSAKVKGEKRVDKKLKKMEQNKTAATSYRQKKRAEREAHILVVVIPKCEKEEEINSDNDSGIGTSPSYLGTPQQSPTTSISSLSDSQSVTAPPDISVRLKPYDLPIEKIVSAKVKGEKRVDKKLKKMEQNKTAATRYRQKKRAEREAVSGECRELEQKNEALREKADSLSKEIQYLKDLIEEVRKAKNKKVKVPE, from the exons ATGAGCCTCTCAAACACAGAGATTATGTTGGGGGACTTTCTGTCCCCCTTCAACCAGCCGTGTTTGGTGGCTGAGGAAGGTCTGGGACTGTTAGATGACTACCTGGAGGTGGCCAAGAACTTCGGTTCGCATGGGTTCTCCAGCAACAAGGCTAAAGTGGGCTCCTCCGATTGGCTGGCTGTGGCTAGTTTGAACGATGCCACAGACAACAGCCAGG AGGATGCCTTCTCTGGCATGGATTGGATGGTGGAGAAGATGGATCTGAAGGAGTTTGACTTTGATGCGCTGTTAGGTATTGATGACCTTGAAGCCACCGTCTCCCCAGATGAGTTTATGGCCACGTTGGAAGACACGTGTGAACCATTTGACCCTTCCATTCAAGAAATTCCCAGCAAAGAAACTCCATTGACAACAGAACCAGTTATTCAATTGCCTGTGTCCCCCCCTGGGGCAGACCAAGTAGCCCCATTAACTCCTGTGTTGCCATTTCCACTTTCTCCAGAGTCATTGATTTCCACTGCAGACCATTCTTTTTGCTTAGAACTAGGTAGTGAAGTGGATGTTCTTGAAGGAGACAAGAAACCAGAAGCCCATATCCTTGTAGTGGTAATTCCCAAGtgtgagaaggaggaagaaatcaACTCAGACAATGATAGTGGAATAGGCATGAGTCCATCTTACTTGGGGACCCCCCAGCAAAGTCCTACAACTTCTATTAGTTCCCTCAGTGATAGCCAGTCAGTTACAGCCCCGCCTGACATTTCTGTGCGTCTCAAGCCTTATGATCTTCCTATAGAAAAGATAGTGTCAGCAAAggtgaagggagaaaaaagagtAGACAAAAAGCtcaagaagatggagcagaataaaACGGCAGCTACAAGCTATCGGCAGAAAAAAAGGGCAGAGCGGGAAGCCCATATCCTTGTAGTGGTAATTCCCAAGtgtgagaaggaggaagaaatcaACTCAGACAATGATAGTGGAATAGGCACGAGTCCATCTTACTTGGGGACCCCCCAGCAAAGTCCTACAACTTCTATTAGTTCCCTCAGTGATAGCCAGTCAGTTACAGCCCCGCCTGACATTTCTGTGCGTCTCAAGCCTTATGATCTTCCTATAGAAAAGATAGTGTCAGCAAAggtgaagggagaaaaaagagtAGACAAAAAGCtcaagaagatggagcagaataaaACGGCAGCTACACGCTATCGGCAGAAAAAAAGGGCAGAGCGGGAAGCGGTATCAGGAGAGTGTAGAGAGCTGGAACAGAAGAATGAGGCCCTGAGGGAGAAAGCAGATTCCCTGAGCAAAGAAATTCAATATTTGAAAGATCTAATTGAAGAGGTCCGTAAGGCCAAGAATAAAAAAGTTAAGGTCCCAGAATAA